The following are encoded in a window of Carya illinoinensis cultivar Pawnee chromosome 15, C.illinoinensisPawnee_v1, whole genome shotgun sequence genomic DNA:
- the LOC122296800 gene encoding disease resistance protein RUN1-like, translating to MSSSMAIQGASSSLLSTSSSIHSWTHDVFLSFRSEDVPQKFISHLYYALHHRGINTCIDKNLERGEEILPELFKAIERSMISIIVLSKNYSESKWCLDELLKILECKEKVKQIVLPLLYDVAPSEVRHQKGSFGEVFSKLGCKIKDEVKVTEWKAALQKVANFFGFTLGDRNE from the exons ATGAGTTCTTCCATGGCTATACAAGGAGCTTCTTCCTCGCTCTTGTCCACTTCTTCTTCCATCCATTCGTGGACCCATGATGTATTCTTGAGTTTTAGAAGTGAGGATGTTcctcaaaaatttatttctcatcTATACTATGCTTTGCATCATAGGGGAATCAACACTTGCATTGACAAGAATCTTGAAAGAGGAGAGGAAATTTTGCCAGAACTTTTCAAAGCTATTGAAAGATCAATGATTTCTATCATTGTACTCTCTAAAAACTATTCAGAATCCAAATGGTGTTTAGATGAGTTATTGAAGATCCTTGAGTGTAAGGAAAAGGTAAAACAAATTGTTCTACCTTTACTTTACGATGTAGCTCCATCAGAGGTACGACATCAAAAAGGAAGTTTTGGagaagtattttctaaacttggATGTAAGATCAAGGATGAAGTAAAGGTTACAGAGTGGAAGGCAGCTTTGCAGAAAGTAGCCAATTTTTTCGGATTCACATTAGGGGACAG GAATGAATAA